A stretch of the Theileria equi strain WA chromosome 1, complete sequence genome encodes the following:
- a CDS encoding hypothetical protein (encoded by transcript BEWA_024070A) — protein MRTYHILQIILILQNVASFSLNSHCASLSGAINGPKRQNFNAEKLSIAEIEREFRDESDDEDEFLPELPVLRSIPRRKREEDELELPEDFQEETEDDDQYYEDECPENGNEETTTILDDTPAGKLIRDSIIWEQNELRYKHPSFANFDNLSEEYVLETQKQLKQEERGITHREQLRELLEPKKTKTRKSITWKTMIPSFIVDTKNNQCKGCGVFLQTQHEDKKGYVDHIILQRKVPVLCKRCSSMNSGGIYTVGGVALGQSAKEASGETVARLRNALSYHEKRSIKIVYIMDVLDMYFEEGLANLIIKRRALAKKVSTRLYIVLNKVDLLPKHRRKRIMEYVQRFINNKAPQLRVKTRDIFLLSAKKGAAINLFLSVLLKNARRTRIFFVGATNVGKSTLLNCIANFTGGETKKIHNIASLMTVSGEGTNETDSRGKKKKLQEPPNILSTSIVPGTTLSVMHINTGTGLKLFDTPGIVLPGSLTSYLTASELKLVVPSSLGPLKPHRLRGGYTILLGPFVRIDIVRGRPFFFNIFASKRIKVVTKKTFKVEKFLHTNPFGDVRLFYGVEPLENSRMARRMKILGAGWDRATTDICIQGLGFVTLGGALGLELLVETLPEVTVHMREPLMPFDVIPFRRKWAD, from the exons ATGAGAACATACCACATACTTCAAATTATTTTAATCTTACAGAATGTAGCATCGTTTAGCCTAAACAGCCACTGTGCGTCCCTCTCGGGGGCCATAAATGGGCCAAAAAgacaaaattttaatgcagaAAAATTGAGTATCGCAGAAATCGAACGAGAATTTAGGGATGAATCGGATGATGAAGACGAATTTTTGCCGGAACTCCCAGTTTTGAGGAGCATCCCTCGCAGGAAGagggaagaagatgaattAGAGCTTCCGGAGGATTTTCAAGAGGAAACTGAAGATGACGATCAATACtatgaggatgaatgccctgaaaatggaaatgaagagACTACAACTATTCTGGATGACACACCTGCTGGAAAACTAATCAGAGATTCCATCATCTGGGAGCAGAACGAATTACGTTACAAACATCCATCATTTGCCAATTTTGACAACTTGTCAGAGGAATACGTTTTAGAGACTCAAAAACAGTTGAAGCAAGAGGAGAGAGGTATAACCCATAGGGAACAGTTACGGGAACTGCTTGAACCGAAGAAGACAAAAACGCGTAAAAGCATTACATGGAAGACAATGATACCCTCGTTTATTGTTGACACTAAAAACAATCAATGTAAAGGTTGTGGAGTGTTTTTGCAGACGCAACACGAGGATAAAAAAGGATACGTTGATCATATCATTCTACAAAGGAAAGTTCCTGTACTCTGCAAACGATGTTCTAGCATGAACAGCGGTGGAATTTATACCGTTGGCGGAGTAGCACTGGGTCAGAGTGCAAAGGAAGCATCCGGTGAAACAGTGGCTCGGTTGCGCAATGCTCTGAGTTATCATGAAAAAAGAAGTATTAAAATCGTTTACATTATGGATGTATTAGATATGTACTTTGAAGAAGGACTTGCGAATCTCATTATCAAAC GACGTGCTTTGGCAAAAAAAGTTTCTACACGTCTTTACATTGTATTAAACAAGGTTGATTTACTTCCGAAGCATCGCAGAAAGAGGATTATGGAGTATGTGCaaagatttataaataaCAAGGCGCCGCAACTCAGAGTAAAAACTAGGGATATTTTCCTATTGAGTGCTAAAAAGGGAGCCGCAATAAATCTCTTTTTAAGTGTCCTGTTGAAGAATGCACGAAGGACTCGGATATTTTTTGTCGGTGCCACCAACGTTGGAAAGTCGACCCTTTTGAATTGTATAGCTAATTTCACAGGAGGTGAAACTAAAAAGATACACAATATTGCCAGTCTTATGACTGTTTCCGGTGAGGGTACAAACGAAACCGACTCTAGAGGCAAGAAAAAGAAGTTACAAGAACCCCCAAATATTTTATCCACAAGTATCGTACCTGGAACAACTTTGAGCGTGATGCATATAAATACAGGTACAGGTTTGAAACTTTTTGACACTCCTGGAATCGTTTTACCGGGATCATTGACATCTTACCTGACTGCATCAGAATTAAAATTAGTTGTACCTTCATCTCTGGGTCCTCTAAAGCCGCATCGACTTAGAggag GTTACACAATTCTATTGGGCCCATTCGTTCGCATAGATATCGTTAGGGGTCGTCCATTCTTTTTTAATATATTCGCGTCAAAGAGGATCAAAGTGGTCACTAAAAAGACGTTTaaagttgaaaaatttCTCCATACCAATCCATTTGGGGATGTTCGTCTCTTTTATGGCGTGGAACCACTAGAGAATTCCCGTATGGCACGTagaatgaagattcttGGAGCTGGATGGGATAGGGCAACTACAGACATTTGCATTCAGGGACTTGGCTTTGTAACACTTGGGGGTGCCTTGGGACTAGAGTTGCTTGTGGAAACCCTTCCAGAAGTTACAGTACATATGAGGGAACCATTAATGCCCTTTGACGTGATTCCGTTTAGACGCAAGTGGGCAGATTGA
- a CDS encoding hypothetical protein (encoded by transcript BEWA_024080A), translating into MDWLKAALDASDDEEDGGKSDDSGQKVKVGVINDVTEAKSTIKDVQPAYTHEKVPVEEQIGGISTKKPEGQKKRVAAKREFNANRDFNINRVFNTIRNGLKSEGNSGNTLKEAKKIDKSDSGTDDKTTNSQEDKDHTSFTLDGYADSDSDGQESTSLNLFTIEKKSRNPETFKVDNLVKINVETCTEDEILNANVKNTDTTQPESQTTGQYIAPEVQEYDAFDYSKTLHSFNVSNPNSEVRIPKSKEWQGAEIHITDINAEDLRMSKEEKERAFSGTKEALMEGRKRYSIMAHRMETDDGHILTSNTVRRTQKRKHQINWLAAEAQDKEMEIMERTAHMRKSKHEARMKYGW; encoded by the exons ATGGATTGGCTAAAGGCTGCCCTTGATGCCAGCgatgatgaggaagatggtgGTAAAAGCGATGATTCTGGTCAAAAGGTCAAAGTAGGCGTCATAAATGACGTTACCGAGGCTAAAAGTACCATTAAAGATGTTCAACCTGCTTATACTCATGAGAAAGTACCAGTTGAGGAACAGATAGGAGGAATATCCACCAAAAAACCGGAAGGTCAAAAGAAAAGGGTTGCCGCAAAACGGGAATTCAATGCAAATCGAGACTTTAACATTAACAGAGTCTTTAATACAATCAGGAATGGTCTTAAATCTGAAGGGAACTCTGGAAATACCCTCAAAGAAGCCAAGAAAATCGACAAAAGTGACTCTGGAACCGATGACAAAACTACAAATAGCCAAGAGGATAAAGATCATACATCCTTCACCCTAGATGGCTATGCAGATTCCGACTCTGATGGCCAGGAATCAACATCTCTAAATCTCTTTACAATTGAGAAAAAAAGCAGAAATCCTGAAACTTTCAAGGTCGACAACCTTGTCAAAATAAACGTGGAAACGTGCacagaagatgaaattttaaatgcCAACGTGAAAAATACCGATACTACACAACCAGAATCGCAAACAACTGGACAGTATATCGCGCCTGAAGTCCAGGAATATGATGCCTTCGACTACTCCAAAACTCTCCACAGCTTCAACGTCTCAAACCCAAACTCTGAAGTAAGAATCCCAAAGAGCAAGGAATGGCAAGGGGCTGAAATTCACATTACAGACATCAATGCAGAGGACTTGAGAATGAGCAAGGA GGAAAAAGAAAGAGCCTTCAGCGGTACTAAAGAGGCATTAATGGAAGGCCGAAAGAGGTATTCGATCATGGCTCATCGTATGGAAACGGACGACGGTCACATACTCACGAGCAACACTGTCAGAAGAACACAAAAGAGGAAACACCAG ATCAACTGGCTAGCTGCAGAAGCGCAAGATAAGGAGATGGAAATCATGGAACGAACTGCTCATATGAGAAAGTCCAAGCACGAAGCAAGAATGAAGTACGGCTGGTAG
- a CDS encoding Mitochondrial carrier protein family member protein (encoded by transcript BEWA_024090A), which produces MTDRWLQLNVEGKCNGQCNCLSNDRIPGLEVKKDTSIDKVTNFTKYVHWVPGGGTFKLNKKLSNGEEIKVSGIRSTGQPIKGVVSVSVFYWNNNLGNPILLEVTTTGTTGTKYYAKDDDDGDKWTEHGQLSGDGEKLEQLLDDLNCYNNNAVTLDLSHENSSKLSDKVSSNQNKYCCTYHKNGDNGGKVSVEKVNVYCKNHNSTSTVTAYKHSISGDGLKLAKMKYYDSSTNLQRIQPSGLNFPIPGPVDVYAFYCNDKDPVLIYIEGSGQANAKGWYKKSTDGNTWEKVLDEVPDPESITGCDKYNQLVNALKTLSGCGYQPCELPFWQHAVCGSTAGVIEHISLFPLDTIKTRLQTELCKCASGSGICNVVKPELSQGRHSIVNMSGISRLASISGWLRTSPVNRITMPMYTDIATQYLARASTKTRSNVSGNLFRGSNVIVIGCVPAHILYFTVYESVKRTNVALSGAMATLCHDFILTPADVIKQRLQLGCYKGTLDCMHSVIKYEGVKALFRSFSVTLFMNVPYHALLVSVMQFLRDRGGEGKINHFVYAGIGGAVAGALTTPFDVIKTRLQTQTCYLPSKPKQFTPQYKNVLGTAKNIIVKEGFKGFFRGATTRVGICTPAAAISWGTYESLKQFFKLWS; this is translated from the exons atgactgATAGATGGCTCCAGTTAAATGTAGAAGGAAAATGCAATGGACAATGTAATTGTCTGAGTAATGATAGAATACCTGGCCTAGAGGTCAAAAAGGATACTAGTATTGATAAGGTCACTAACTTTACCAAATATGTCCATTGGGTTCCAGGTGGAGGAACATTCAAGTTAAATAAAAAACTCAGCAATGGTGAAGAAATAAAAGTGTCAGGAATAAGATCGACAGGACAACCCATAAAAGGTGTAGTGAGTGTCTCTGTTTTCTATTGGAATAACAATCTTGGTAACCCGATCCTTCTAGAAGTTACCACTACTGGCACAACTGGAACTAAGTATTATGCCAAGGATGATGATGATGGTGATAAGTGGACTGAACATGGACAACTCTCAGGAGATGGTGAAAAGCTTGAGCAGTTACTGGACGACCTTAACTGTTACAACAACAATGCAGTTACCTTGGATCTATCACATGAGAATTCTAGCAAACTTTCTGACAAGGTATCCAGTAATCAGAACAAATACTGTTGTACTTACCATaagaatggtgataatGGTGGAAAGGTCTCCGTTGAGAAAGTAAATGTTTATTGTAAGAATCATAACAGCACGAGCACTGTTACTGCCTATAAGCACTCTATTTCTGGTGATGGGTTGAAACTTGCTAAGATGAAGTACTATGATAGTAGCACTAATCTACAACGTATACAACCTTCTGGACTGAACTTTCCTATTCCCGGGCCAGTAGATGTTTATGCCTTTTACTGTAACGATAAGGATCCCGTTCTTATATATATCGAAGGAAGTGGGCAAGCCAATGCTAAAGGCTGGTACAAGAAAAGTACTGATGGTAATACATGGGAAAAAGTCTTGGATGAAGTTCCTGACCCAGAAAGCATCACAGGCTGCGACAAATATAATCAACTTGTGAATGCACTAAAAACCCTTTCTGGATGTGGCTATCAACCAT GCGAGTTGCCATTTTGGCAGCATGCAGTTTGTGGTAGCACTGCCGGCGTAATCGAACACATTTCACTCTTTCCCCTAGATACCATAAAGACGCGTTTACAGACTGAACTCTGCAAATGTGCCAGCGGTTCTGGAATTTGCAATGTAGTTAAACCGGAACTATCGCAAGGCAGACATAGTATTGTGAACATGTCTGGCATTTCAAGATTGGCTAGTATTTCTGGATGGCTTAGAACCTCACCAGTAAATAGAATAACAATGCCAATGTATACAGATATTGCAACACAGTATTTGGCCAGAGCTTCAACCAAGACGAGAAGTAACGTCTCTGGAAACCTTTTTAGGGGCTCAAATGTTATCGTAATTGGGTGTGTTCCAGCccatattttatattttacgGTTTATGAAAGTGTAAAGAGGACTAATGTGGCGCTCTCTGGTGCAATGGCCACACTTTGTCATGACTTTATACTCACACCGGCAGATGTAATAAAGCAAAGACTTCAGTTGGGATGCTACAAAGGCACTCTTGACTGCATGCACTCTGTAATAAAGTATGAGGGAGTCAAGGCTCTTTTTAGAAGCTTTTCAGTAACCCTATTTATGAATGTACCATACCACGCGTTACTTGTTTCGGTGATGCAATTTCTAAGGGATAGGGGTGGAGAAGGAAAAATTAACCACTTCGTATATGCAG GAATCGGAGGTGCCGTAGCTGGCGCTCTAACAACACCATTTGATGTGATAAAGACCAGACTTCAAACACAAACTTGCTATCTACCATCAAAGCCAAAGCAATTCACTCCACAGTACAAG AACGTACTGGGTACCGCAAAAAACATTATAGTCAAAGAAGGCTTTAAAGGCTTCTTCAGAGGGGCCACAACCAGAGTAGGAATATGCACACCCGCAGCTGCAATCTCCTGGGGGACCTATGAATCCCTCAAGCAATTTTTTAAATTATGGAGTTAA
- a CDS encoding hypothetical protein (encoded by transcript BEWA_024100A), with translation MPKTLGELESLEKKQVIAPKSQKKDPVAEFKRMEGIKRGLPKGLRERVEKRGVKNVQALKVVARQAVLRKKNESIKGVPKGVVKPKKQNVEKAPQYKVDRKIVKKAKRAVARLRL, from the coding sequence ATGCCAAAGACGCTGGGAGAGCTAGAAAGCCTTGAAAAGAAACAGGTTATTGCGCCAAAGTCGCAAAAGAAGGACCCTGTAGCAGAGTTCAAGAGAATGGAGGGGATAAAGCGGGGTTTGCCAAAGGGCTTGCGCGAACGTGTGGAAAAGAGAGGAGTGAAGAATGTGCAAGCACTCAAGGTTGTTGCTCGGCAGGCTGTTTTACGcaagaagaatgaaagTATAAAGGGTGTCCCCAAGGGCGTTGTAAAACCaaagaaacaaaatgttgaaaaggCTCCACAGTACAAGGTTGACAGGAAAATTGTGAAAAAGGCAAAGCGTGCGGTTGCTAGATTGCGCTTGTAG
- a CDS encoding 14-3-3 protein family member protein (encoded by transcript BEWA_024110A) yields MAEEGNHRAELIYTAKLAEQAERYDEMADAMKSLVETCINEKEELTVEERNLLSVAYKNAVGSRRASWRIVSSVEQKEASKSNAAHKALASEYRIKIEKELDQICNSILNLLNTKLITSTQESESLVFYYKMKGDYYRYISEFSCDEGKAQASGSAKESYQKATEIAESELKPTHPIRLGLALNFSVFFYEILNKPHDACEMAKRAFDDAITEFDSVSEDSYKDSTLIMQLLRDNLTLWASDIQSDSVDDKKPEE; encoded by the exons ATGGCAGAAGAAGGTAACCACAGAGCTGAGCTCATTTACACCGCCAAGCTCGCTGAGCAAGCTGAACGGTATGATG AAATGGCTGATGCCATGAAGTCATTGGTAGAAACGTGTATtaatgaaaaggaggaacTTACCGTTGAGGAGCGCAATTTGTTATCTGTAGCATACAAAAACGCTGTTGGCTCCAGGAGAGCATCATGGCGTATAGTTTCAAGCGTTGAGCAAAAGGAGGCCAGTAAGTCAAATGCTGCACACAAGGCCTTGGCGAGCGAATATCGTATCAAAATTGAAAAGGAGCTTGATCAGATTTGCAACTCCATTTTGAACCTCTTGAACACAAAGCTTATTACATCTAcacaa GAGAGTGAAAGTTTGGTCTTTTATTATAAAATGAAGGGTGACTACTACCGCTACATTAGTGAGTTTTCCTGTGATGAGGGAAAGGCTCAAGCTTCTGGTTCTGCAAAAGAGTCTTATCAAAAGGCCACAGAAATCGCAGAAAGTGAATTAAAGCCCACCCATCCAATAAGACTAGGCCTTGCCCTGAACTTTTCGGTCTTCTTTTAcgaaattttaaataagcCACACGACGCTTGTGAAATGGCTAAACGTGCATTCGATGATGCAATTACAGAGTTTGATTCCGTTTCTGAGGACTCTTATAAGGACTCCACATTAATCATGCAACTTCTTAGGGATAATCTCACACTCTGGGCCAGCGATATCCAATCGGATTCCgttgatgataaaaaacCAGAAGAGTAG
- a CDS encoding hypothetical protein (encoded by transcript BEWA_024120A), producing MKSEITGGMKGSSKELQQSAMFMAGLTLLQSLRVALTGAKFAMDRFKIPQQHASSFINMVHNPMELATFTGMAIVTIATLIKEPKDPVSKKCFRCLAIFTNVTLCCSFILLLYAFTSGGEQGDLTFYYWAIVLVSFVYGLNVATVMNVGSANASFFNVGIPLSGIQVCIYYYIFTKLAEWFNWSNVSYWIIFWQMIIAIVIAAASAGVWIAIAVVGTTADQGGTGKQAKDTGTVWSPIFMGMVGMGGIYAFYPAIAPYKLTDVGTGYTIDLAVLFVSAVPGIVIAIVTLCASEKGPHKDWSSAQWWHGTWILAIPHILAMVLCFVTLHYPDGRVASSIKSSGLKVGVITVTLKFCEEGLKAVSYSGAAKQVDSGSEGTISSFNAFTSQGLMIILAFTGDGYLKTYSKYEHDRSKWPTKDYGTLRSILYWAGSGMWVACKSVKSSFTTNVRCKVLGKSEALLIVYADEEF from the coding sequence ATGAAAAGTGAAATTACAGGAGGTATGAAAGGATCAAGCAAGGAACTCCAGCAAAGtgccatgtttatggcaggtCTGACTCTcttgcagtctctccgtgtggcgttaactggagcaaagtttgcaatggatagatttaaaattcctcagcaGCATgccagttcgttcattaacatggtccataatcctatggaactggcaacgtttactgggATGGCTATTGTAACTATTGCAACACTTATTAAAGAACCAAAAGATCCAGTTTCAAAGAAATGTTTCAGATGCCTTGccatatttacaaatgtgACACTATGCTGTTCATTCATCTTACTTCTCTATGCATTCACTTCTGGGGGAGAACAGGGAGATCTTACCTTCTATTACTGGGCTATTGTCCTAGTCTCATTTGTCTATGGACTGAATGTGGCAACTGTAATGAATGTTGGAAGTGCAAATGCTTCCTTTTTCAATGTAGGAATACCTCTTTCCGGTATCCAGGTTTGTATCTACTACTATATCTTTACGAAGCTTGCTGAGTGGTTTAATTGGTCAAACGTTAGTTACTGGATTATATTTTGGCAGATGATCATAGCGATAGTGATTGCAGCAGCCTCCGCTGGTGTATGGATTGCTATCGCTGTTGTTGGTACTACTGCGGATCAAGGTGGTACTGGTAAACAAGCTAAAGATACTGGCACTGTTTGGTCTCCAATTTTCATGGGAATGGTTGGTATGGGTGGTATTTACGCTTTCTATCCTGCTATTGCTCCCTATAAGTTGACTGATGTTGGAACTGGATACACTATTGATCTTGCTGTCTTGTTCGTTAGTGCAGTACCAGGTATCGTTATTGCCATAGTCACTTTATGTGCATCTGAAAAGGGCCCACATAAAGATTGGAGTAGTGCTCAATGGTGGCATGGTACTTGGATTCTGGCAATTCCACATATTCTTGCCATGGTCTTATGCTTTGTTACACTTCATTACCCTGATGGTAGAGTAGCTAGTTCTATAAAGAGTAGTGGTTTGAAGGTTGGGGTTATTACTGTGACtctaaagttttgtgaagAAGGACTAAAGGCAGTTTCTTATTCTGGAGCCGCCAAGCAAGTGGATAGTGGAAGTGAAGGTACTatctcctcttttaatGCGTTCACTTCacaaggtttaatgatcattctggcctttactggagacggATACCTAAAGACTTATTCtaaatatgaacatgatCGGAGTAAATGGCCCACTAAGGATTATGGAACTCTTAGATCTATATTATACTGGGCAGGAAGTGGAATGTGGGTGGCATGTAAGAGTGTTAAGTCTTCCTTTACCACTAATGTTAGGTGCAAGgttttgggtaaatcagaAGCCTTACTCATTGTATATGCggatgaggaattttaa
- a CDS encoding hypothetical protein (encoded by transcript BEWA_024130A): MDSFHTLYSHSFSAFTLNLIYLWKYSIINALTPILRTIKNTIVKKKEETLVEAAPVHSGMFFNYNENLVPPYQVIVDTNFVNSSIQNKLDLHKGMLDCLIAKCIICVTDCVVGELEKLGHRYRMALQLVKDPRVKRLTCTHTGTYADDCIVERITMHKCYIVATNDKDLKRRIRKIPGVPIMYVANHKYAIERIPFSITSK; the protein is encoded by the exons ATGGATTCTTTTCATACTTTATATTCCCATTCATTTTCAGCATTCACTCTAAATTTGATTTATCTATGGAAATACTCCATAATAAATGCATTAACACCAATTCTTAGGACAATAAAAAATACTATtgtaaagaaaaaggaagagactctTGTTGAAGC TGCCCCTGTTCACTCTGGAATGTTTTTCAATTACAATGAAAATCTTGTTCCTCCATACCAGGTCATTGTGGATACGAACTTTGTGAATTCTTCGATTCAAAATAAACTTGATTTGCACAAGGGCATGTTGGATTGTCTTATAGCAAAAT GTATAATATGCGTAACAGACTGTGTAGTTGGCGAATTAGAAAAGCTCGGTCATCGCTACAGGATGGCACTCCAATTGGTAAAGGATCCTCGTGTAAAGAGGCTGACGTGCACACACACTGGAACATATGCAGACGATTGTATCGTAGAGAGAATTACAATG CACAAATGTTATATTGTCGCAacaaatgataaagatttAAAGAGGAGAATCAGAAAGATTCCTGGAGTACCGATAATGTACGTTGCAAATCATAAATACGCAATTGAGCGTATCCCATTTTCAATTACCTCAAAATGA
- a CDS encoding hypothetical protein (encoded by transcript BEWA_024140A), protein MTTCGRSTGWRSYIYVDVDISKTSDNGNYTDNCHNSISFSKVNDKPEKGYKRYTHTPVVRSHYIGGINYNGEKQGSIPVTVGGYYNKNLTVYYLGYDEGNLVPLVVGITKSGTSYEYYTKVDYFVTSGRWTKEKTITQERQLSTKLQEISRGLTTVIILKIDQVTNGNYRANGTEKPPEANKDTQITVEGYAYEKVYKRFTHAPTGRISAMRLLSTKNAGNTIPFNPPVYESEYMEACIYYWNGDFWYSNPLLLELKSKSGTLSYYTLSDGVDKKWKSESGIQTDKIKDKLDQLNCEKNNAHVIEISKKNKTSSYQCLTEGCNVSIIFANIGNYEYYSQTIHSIDSSIRRFQDKGIEQTGINSPEGATQVYVYHCPKGPEGVPLLIYLPGSSNSWFQRRSLGSTEWTDVGNKPSNYKDDTNILRLIKDKLPIVIINVGDTKVHGDGESTYYEDPSGGKDKEKINLKRENKDDCFVGFVHSVLNKDVFVAGYVKYGSSPLQGIDLSFILKSVTAYYYDKGGPDFKLDDLLMIGFEKRGTGSKNYVYYSRNGGGSRWISIPGKTEKLDGRDLTDQLNQLKTELTEAKERLDAEKKKSRESNGSVLTPGAKAGIGIASVGAGGGAIGVAVWKGPALIARLITRL, encoded by the coding sequence atgacTACTTGCGGTCGTAGCACTGGCTGGCGTTCCTATATCTATGTGGACGTAGATATTAGCAAAACAAGCGACAATGGAAATTATACGGATAATTGCCATAATAGCATAAGTTTTAGTAAGGTTAATGATAAACCTGAAAAGGGTTATAAAAGATACACTCATACCCCTGTAGTCAGATCACATTATATTGGTGGAATAAATTACAATGGAGAAAAGCAAGGTAGTATACCTGTAACTGTTGGGGGTTActataacaaaaatttaaCCGTCTACTACCTAGGGTATGATGAAGGAAATCTTGTGCCACTAGTAGTAGGTATTACCAAAAGCGGTACTAGTTACGAATACTACACAAAGGTAGATTATTTTGTGACTTCTGGTCGATGGACAAAAGAGAAAACTATCACTCAAGAACGTCAACTCTCTACAAAACTCCAAGAAATTAGCAGGGGCCTAACTACTGTTATCATTCTTAAGATTGATCAGGTTACAAATGGGAACTACCGTGCCAATGGAACTGAGAAGCCTCCAGAGGCCAATAAGGATACTCAGATAACAGTGGAAGGATATGCGTATGAAAAAGTATACAAAAGGTTCACTCATGCTCCTACCGGAAGAATATCTGCAATGAGACTCCTTTCAACCAAGAATGCTGGAAATACTATACCATTTAATCCTCCTGTATATGAAAGTGAGTATATGGAAGCTTGTATCTATTACTGGAACGGAGATTTTTGGTATAGTAATCCTCTGTTACTGGAACTCAAGTCAAAGTCAGGTACTCTTTCATACTATACACTTTCCGATGGAGTAGATAAGAAATGGAAGTCCGAATCAGGCATACAGACCGATAAGATTAAGGATAAACTGGACCAGCTAAACTGTGAAAAAAATAATGCCCATGTTATAGAAATTTCCAAGAAGAATAAGACCAGTAGTTACCAATGTCTAACAGAAGGATGTAATgttagtatcatttttgcCAACATTGGCAACTACGAATATTACTCTCAAACTATACATTCCATAGACAGCTCTATTCGCAGATTCCAGGATAAGGGAATAGAACAAACTGGAATTAACTCTCCAGAAGGTGCCACCCAAGTCTATGTATATCACTGTCCAAAAGGACCTGAAGGAGTTCCACTTTTGATTTATCTCCCAGGATCATCCAATAGTTGGTTCCAAAGGAGATCTCTTGGCTCGACTGAATGGACTGATGTTGGTAATAAACCCAGTAattacaaggatgataCAAATATCCTAAGGCTTATAAAGGATAAACTACCTATTGTTATCATAAATGTTGGAGATACAAAGGTTCATGGAGATGGGGAATCTACTTATTATGAAGATCCTTCTGGAGGTAAAGATAAGGAAAAAATTAATCTTAAAAGGGAGAATAAAGATGACTGTTTTGTTGGTTTTGTTCACTCCGTTCTGAATAAAGATGTTTTTGTAGCTGGGTATGTCAAGTACGGTAGTTCCCCTCTGCAGGGTATAGATCTAAGTTTTATTCTTAAAAGTGTAACTGCATACTATTATGATAAGGGTGGGCCTGATTTCAAACTTGATGATCTTCTAATGATTGGTTTTGAGAAAAGAGGTACTGGTAGTAAGAACTATGTATATTATAGTAGGAATGGCGGGGGATCTAGGTGGATTTCTATCCCTGGGAAGACTGAGAAACTAGATGGTAGAGATCTTACTGATCAGCTCAACCAGTTAAAGACTGAACTTACCGAAGCAAAAGAAAGGCTTGATGCTGAGAAAAAGAAATCACGTGAAAGTAATGGATCTGTACTTACTCCAGGAGCTAAGGCAGGAATTGGCATTGCAAGTGTAGGTGCAGGAGGAGGCGCCATCGGTGTTGCCGTATGGAAGGGTCCCGCTCTAATTGCACGACTAATCACTCGTCTGTAA